A portion of the Streptomyces sp. YPW6 genome contains these proteins:
- a CDS encoding aldehyde dehydrogenase family protein, producing the protein MPELFIDGQWTAAAEGQQREIRCPADGTLVATVDEGGPRDAEAAVAAARSAFDRGPWPGTPAAERGRLLLRVAELLERDKDVFARAESLDTGKRLVESAYDMDDIANCFRYFGSLVASGDAGRVVDTGLADVDSRIVHEPVGVCALITPWNYPLLQTAWKVAPALGAGNTFVLKPSELTPHTAVLLMRLLAEAGLPDGVANLLLGAGDVVGAPLTEDPRVDLVSFTGGLVTGRRIMAAAAPTVKKVALELGGKNPNIVFADADFDTAVDYALMAVFLHSGQVCSAGARLLVQDELHDRFVDELVARAGRIKLGGPFDEDARSGPLISAAHRDKVEAYVAEGIAEGAVLRCGGARPDDPALADGFYYPPTVLDECATSMSVVRDESFGPVLTVERFRDEDDAVRLANDTVYGLAGAVWTRDGGRAHRVASRLRVGTVWINDFHPYVPQAEWGGMKQSGFGRELGPAGLAEYQEAKHIWRNAAATPQRWFE; encoded by the coding sequence ATGCCGGAGCTGTTCATCGATGGCCAGTGGACGGCTGCCGCCGAGGGGCAGCAGCGGGAGATCCGCTGCCCGGCCGACGGCACGCTGGTCGCCACCGTGGACGAGGGCGGGCCGCGGGACGCCGAGGCCGCAGTCGCCGCCGCCCGGTCCGCCTTCGACCGCGGGCCCTGGCCGGGGACGCCCGCCGCCGAGCGGGGGCGGCTCCTGCTGCGGGTGGCGGAGCTGCTGGAACGGGACAAGGACGTCTTCGCACGGGCCGAGTCGCTGGACACGGGCAAGCGGCTCGTCGAGAGCGCCTACGACATGGACGACATCGCCAACTGCTTCCGGTACTTCGGCAGCCTCGTCGCGTCCGGGGACGCGGGGCGGGTCGTCGACACCGGGCTCGCGGACGTCGACAGCCGGATCGTGCACGAACCCGTCGGGGTGTGCGCGCTCATCACGCCGTGGAACTACCCACTGCTCCAGACCGCCTGGAAGGTCGCCCCGGCGCTGGGGGCCGGCAACACCTTCGTCCTCAAACCGAGCGAGCTGACCCCGCACACCGCCGTCCTGCTCATGCGGCTGCTGGCCGAGGCCGGGCTGCCGGACGGGGTCGCCAACCTGCTCCTCGGGGCGGGAGATGTGGTGGGGGCGCCGCTGACCGAGGACCCCCGGGTCGATCTCGTGTCGTTCACCGGGGGGCTCGTGACCGGGCGGCGCATCATGGCGGCCGCCGCGCCCACCGTGAAGAAGGTCGCCCTGGAACTGGGCGGCAAGAATCCCAACATCGTCTTCGCCGACGCCGACTTCGACACCGCCGTCGACTACGCGCTGATGGCGGTGTTCCTGCACTCGGGGCAGGTCTGCTCCGCCGGAGCGCGGCTCCTCGTGCAGGACGAGCTGCACGACCGGTTCGTGGACGAGCTGGTGGCACGGGCGGGCCGGATCAAGCTCGGCGGGCCGTTCGACGAGGACGCCCGCAGCGGGCCGCTGATCTCCGCCGCGCACCGCGACAAGGTCGAGGCGTACGTGGCGGAGGGCATCGCCGAGGGTGCGGTCCTGCGCTGCGGCGGGGCGCGGCCCGACGACCCGGCGCTGGCGGACGGCTTCTACTATCCGCCCACCGTGCTGGACGAGTGCGCCACCTCGATGTCCGTGGTGCGGGACGAGTCGTTCGGACCGGTGCTCACCGTCGAGCGCTTCCGGGACGAGGACGACGCGGTCCGGCTGGCCAACGACACCGTGTACGGGCTGGCGGGCGCGGTCTGGACGCGGGACGGCGGGCGGGCCCACCGGGTGGCGTCGCGGCTGCGGGTGGGCACGGTGTGGATCAACGACTTCCATCCCTACGTACCGCAGGCGGAGTGGGGCGGCATGAAGCAGTCCGGATTCGGCCGCGAGTTGGGCCCCGCGGGGCTCGCCGAGTACCAGGAGGCCAAGCACATCTGGCGCAATGCCGCGGCGACCCCTCAGCGGTGGTTCGAGTGA
- a CDS encoding LamG-like jellyroll fold domain-containing protein → MMNGSTGRGSGGRGRVRAVSAALGLLAGALTATTVGASGATALTPPVAITADDLSTWQTNGIVWSMAAGDGVVYAGGTFSTLRPPSAAPGTSEQSAVNFAAFDAATGAPTDCSLSFTVSSGTATVRALALSPDGETLYAGGRFGAVNGEGVSNFAAIDTASCTVSNTFKIGVSATVRGLAATDDTVYLAGDFTTVGGQTRSHFAAVTTDASLLPFTADADEVARAVEVTPDGQNVLLGGDFFRINGTNTHALAVVDATTGQLTKSYSGFIHNNSTVQDITTDATGFYTANEGTGGGVFDGRIALDLSDFEQRWRDTCLGATQAVLVHSGVLYSGSHAHDCSSMGAFPDQPRKHLLAQSVDDPKLLPWFPDTNDGIGEPVGPRVMTRTGSGGHDYLWVGGEFTTVNSRPQQGLTRFADGPDTGTPWVPNVSLSTLTPGQIDVNWQTSFDTDDGELTYRIYKDGSNTPIHTTTGYSVFWDRPQLTWTDTDVAPGETHSYRITASDGTNTSSKSPSQSATVASTTEAYPARVRADGASLYWRYDEGVSTFAHDSSGNLDNGFMRNGPAYRQTPAAVAGPSTAIGLNGSNEYIYSNRRHPQPDRYTIETWIKTTTSRGGRIIGFGNLTQQNSSRRDKHIYMRNDGRLVFGVQSGGTRTITTSGAYNDGQWHHVVATQGPFGQGMSLYVDGQLRASNILVSGNQDYDGYWRVGGDNLSGWPSRPTSNFFEGQIDETAIYPTALSGSTISAHYALRNG, encoded by the coding sequence ATGATGAACGGAAGTACGGGGCGCGGAAGCGGAGGGCGCGGCCGTGTGCGGGCCGTGTCCGCCGCTCTCGGCCTGCTGGCCGGAGCCCTGACCGCGACCACGGTCGGGGCCTCGGGGGCGACGGCGCTGACACCACCGGTCGCCATCACCGCGGACGACCTCTCCACCTGGCAGACCAACGGCATCGTCTGGTCGATGGCCGCCGGCGACGGCGTCGTCTACGCGGGCGGCACCTTCTCCACCCTGCGGCCCCCGAGCGCGGCCCCCGGCACGAGCGAACAGTCCGCGGTGAACTTCGCCGCGTTCGACGCGGCGACCGGGGCGCCCACCGACTGCTCGCTGTCCTTCACCGTCTCCTCGGGGACCGCGACCGTGCGGGCCCTCGCCCTCTCCCCGGACGGCGAGACGCTGTACGCGGGCGGCCGGTTCGGCGCGGTGAACGGTGAGGGCGTGAGCAACTTCGCGGCGATCGACACCGCGAGCTGCACCGTCAGCAACACCTTCAAGATCGGGGTCTCGGCGACCGTGCGGGGGCTCGCCGCCACCGACGACACGGTCTACCTCGCGGGCGACTTCACCACGGTCGGCGGCCAGACCAGGAGCCACTTCGCCGCCGTCACGACGGACGCCTCACTCCTGCCCTTCACGGCCGACGCCGACGAGGTCGCACGGGCCGTCGAGGTGACCCCGGACGGACAGAACGTACTGCTCGGCGGGGACTTCTTCCGGATCAACGGCACGAACACCCACGCCCTCGCCGTCGTCGACGCCACCACCGGCCAGCTCACCAAGTCCTACTCGGGGTTCATCCACAACAACTCCACGGTCCAGGACATCACCACCGACGCGACCGGCTTCTACACCGCCAACGAGGGGACCGGCGGCGGCGTGTTCGACGGCCGCATCGCGCTCGACCTCAGCGACTTCGAGCAGCGCTGGCGGGACACCTGCCTCGGCGCGACCCAGGCCGTGCTGGTGCACTCCGGGGTGCTGTACAGCGGCAGCCACGCCCACGACTGCTCCAGCATGGGCGCCTTCCCCGACCAGCCGCGCAAGCATCTGCTGGCCCAGTCGGTCGACGACCCGAAGCTGCTGCCCTGGTTCCCGGACACCAACGACGGGATCGGGGAGCCGGTCGGGCCGCGCGTGATGACCCGGACGGGCAGCGGCGGGCATGACTACCTGTGGGTGGGCGGCGAGTTCACCACCGTCAACTCCCGACCCCAGCAGGGGCTGACCCGGTTCGCGGACGGTCCGGACACGGGGACTCCCTGGGTGCCCAACGTCAGCCTCTCCACCCTCACCCCCGGCCAGATCGACGTGAACTGGCAGACGAGCTTCGACACCGACGACGGTGAGCTGACCTACCGGATCTACAAGGACGGCTCGAACACCCCCATCCACACGACGACCGGCTACTCGGTCTTCTGGGACCGTCCGCAGCTGACCTGGACGGACACCGACGTAGCCCCGGGCGAGACCCACTCGTACCGGATCACCGCGAGCGACGGCACCAACACCAGCTCCAAGTCCCCGTCCCAGTCCGCCACCGTGGCGAGCACGACGGAGGCCTACCCGGCCCGGGTCAGGGCCGACGGGGCGAGCCTCTACTGGCGCTACGACGAGGGCGTCTCCACCTTCGCGCACGACAGCAGCGGCAACCTCGACAACGGCTTCATGCGCAACGGGCCCGCCTACCGGCAGACCCCGGCGGCGGTGGCCGGCCCCTCGACCGCGATCGGCCTCAACGGCTCCAACGAGTACATCTACAGCAACCGCCGGCACCCGCAGCCGGACCGGTACACCATCGAGACCTGGATCAAGACCACCACCTCCAGGGGCGGGCGGATCATCGGCTTCGGCAATCTGACCCAGCAGAACAGCAGCCGGCGCGACAAGCACATCTACATGCGCAACGACGGGCGGCTGGTGTTCGGCGTCCAGAGCGGCGGCACCCGCACCATCACCACCTCGGGGGCGTACAACGACGGCCAGTGGCACCATGTCGTCGCCACCCAGGGCCCGTTCGGGCAGGGCATGTCGCTGTACGTCGACGGTCAGCTGCGCGCCTCGAACATCCTGGTCTCCGGCAACCAGGACTACGACGGATACTGGCGGGTCGGCGGGGACAACCTGTCCGGCTGGCCGAGCCGCCCCACCAGCAACTTCTTCGAAGGGCAGATCGACGAGACGGCCATCTACCCGACCGCGCTGAGCGGGTCCACGATCAGCGCGCACTACGCCCTGAGGAACGGCTGA
- a CDS encoding glycosyltransferase family 2 protein, with amino-acid sequence MTAGTQKLPIAVAIPTKNEGLNIAEAVRSVLGHFEAVVVVDSHSTDDTVKIAEECGAEVVTYTWDGGHPRKKQWCLENVRTDLDWILLLDGDERLSPGLLAELRAAFRNPDAPKPAAYDIPLGYWFSGKRLRHGYTIRKRSLTDRTRCHYPEVGDLDAPGIGEVEGHYQPVAASAGTLTHPIEHQDLDPVTAWFERHNRYSDWEAWLEHHPQVKEQVRQVKSRQGQLFHKAPFKPVVSFAYMYLYKRGFLDGRAGFDFALAMSFYRWQIALKSREKPARR; translated from the coding sequence ATGACCGCAGGTACGCAGAAACTCCCGATAGCCGTGGCGATCCCCACGAAGAACGAAGGGCTCAACATCGCGGAGGCGGTGAGATCGGTGCTCGGCCACTTCGAGGCGGTCGTCGTGGTGGACTCCCACAGCACCGACGACACCGTGAAGATCGCCGAGGAGTGCGGGGCCGAGGTGGTCACCTACACCTGGGACGGCGGCCACCCGCGCAAGAAGCAGTGGTGCCTGGAGAACGTCCGCACCGACCTGGACTGGATCCTGCTGCTCGACGGCGACGAGCGGCTCAGCCCCGGGCTGCTGGCCGAGCTGCGCGCCGCCTTCCGGAACCCGGACGCGCCGAAGCCCGCCGCGTACGACATACCGCTCGGCTACTGGTTCTCCGGGAAGCGGCTGCGGCACGGATACACCATCCGCAAGCGGTCGTTGACCGACCGGACCCGCTGCCACTACCCGGAGGTCGGGGACCTGGACGCGCCGGGGATCGGTGAGGTGGAGGGCCACTACCAGCCGGTCGCGGCGAGCGCGGGCACCCTCACCCACCCCATCGAGCACCAGGACCTCGACCCGGTGACCGCCTGGTTCGAGCGGCACAACCGCTACTCGGACTGGGAGGCCTGGCTGGAGCACCACCCCCAGGTGAAGGAGCAGGTGCGCCAGGTCAAGTCGCGCCAGGGGCAGTTGTTCCACAAGGCGCCGTTCAAACCGGTGGTCTCGTTCGCCTACATGTATCTCTACAAGCGGGGATTCCTGGACGGCCGTGCGGGCTTCGACTTCGCCCTGGCGATGAGCTTCTACCGCTGGCAGATCGCGCTCAAGTCGCGGGAGAAGCCCGCCCGTCGATGA
- a CDS encoding GDP-L-fucose synthase, with protein sequence MTTELPVPSQESARSLLRPGSRIFVAGHRGLVGSAVARRLADDGHEVLTRGRDLLDLRDAARTETYLKEVRPDAVVLAAAKVGGIMANSTYPVQFLEDNLRIQLSVIAGAHAAGIQRLLFLGSSCIYPRLAPQPIREESLLTGELEPTNEAYALAKIAGIVQTQSYRRQYGASYISAMPTNLYGAGDNFDLETSHVLPALIRRFHEARRDGAPEITLWGSGSPRREFLHVDDLAAACVTLLEAYDGDEPVNIGCGEDLTIRELAETVAEVTEYQGRIAWDTSKPDGTPRKLLDVTRLSALGFTPKIPLRDGIARTYAWWLGQLPPGQ encoded by the coding sequence ATGACGACCGAACTCCCCGTCCCGTCCCAGGAATCCGCCCGTTCCCTACTGCGGCCCGGCTCCCGCATATTCGTCGCGGGACACCGCGGCCTGGTCGGCTCGGCGGTGGCCCGCCGCCTCGCCGACGACGGCCACGAGGTGCTCACCCGCGGCCGCGACCTCCTCGACCTGCGCGACGCCGCGCGGACCGAGACGTATCTGAAGGAGGTCCGCCCGGACGCCGTGGTGCTGGCCGCCGCCAAGGTGGGCGGGATCATGGCCAACAGCACGTATCCGGTGCAGTTCCTGGAGGACAACCTCCGCATCCAGCTCAGCGTGATCGCCGGGGCGCACGCGGCCGGGATCCAGCGGCTGCTCTTCCTCGGCTCGTCGTGCATCTACCCCCGGCTCGCGCCCCAGCCGATCCGCGAGGAGTCGCTGCTCACCGGAGAGCTGGAGCCCACCAACGAGGCCTACGCCCTCGCCAAGATCGCGGGAATCGTCCAGACCCAGTCCTACCGGCGGCAGTACGGCGCCTCCTACATCAGTGCCATGCCCACCAATCTCTACGGCGCCGGCGACAACTTCGACCTGGAGACCTCGCACGTCCTGCCCGCGCTGATCCGCCGCTTCCACGAGGCGCGCCGGGACGGGGCCCCCGAGATCACCCTGTGGGGATCCGGCTCGCCGCGCCGCGAGTTCCTCCACGTCGACGACCTCGCCGCCGCCTGCGTGACCCTGCTGGAGGCCTACGACGGAGACGAACCCGTCAACATCGGCTGCGGCGAGGACCTCACCATCCGTGAACTGGCTGAGACCGTAGCGGAGGTGACGGAGTATCAAGGACGCATCGCCTGGGACACCTCGAAGCCCGACGGGACCCCCCGCAAGCTGCTCGACGTGACCCGCCTGAGCGCCCTCGGCTTCACACCGAAGATTCCGCTGCGCGACGGCATCGCCCGCACCTACGCCTGGTGGCTCGGGCAACTCCCGCCCGGACAGTGA
- a CDS encoding alpha-ketoglutarate-dependent dioxygenase AlkB, which yields MAVHLQSSLFDQEAEVGTRPLSGVRRTDLGHGAWIDVLPQWLRGADTLFETLVRDVAWRAERRVMYERVVAVPRLLAFFGRHDPLPHPALEAARSELGEHYAAELGEPFTTAGLCFYRDGRDGVAWHGDTLGRGSREDTLVAILSLGAPRHLALRPRRPGPAPVRRQLGHGDLIVMGGSCQRTWEHAIPKTARAVGPRVSVQFRPDGVR from the coding sequence ATGGCCGTACACCTGCAAAGCTCGCTTTTCGACCAGGAGGCCGAGGTCGGTACCCGTCCCCTGAGCGGAGTGCGGCGAACCGATCTCGGCCACGGGGCGTGGATCGACGTCCTGCCGCAGTGGCTCCGGGGAGCGGACACGCTGTTCGAGACGCTGGTGCGCGACGTGGCCTGGCGGGCGGAGCGGCGTGTGATGTACGAGCGGGTCGTGGCGGTCCCCCGGCTGCTGGCGTTCTTCGGCCGACACGACCCCCTGCCCCATCCGGCCCTGGAGGCCGCCCGCAGCGAGCTCGGCGAGCACTACGCGGCCGAGCTGGGCGAACCGTTCACCACGGCGGGGCTCTGCTTCTACCGCGACGGACGGGACGGGGTCGCCTGGCACGGGGACACCCTCGGACGGGGAAGCCGCGAGGACACCCTGGTCGCGATCCTCTCGCTGGGAGCGCCCCGGCACTTGGCGCTGCGGCCGCGCCGCCCCGGCCCCGCCCCCGTCCGCAGGCAGCTCGGCCATGGGGATCTGATCGTGATGGGCGGCAGTTGCCAGCGCACCTGGGAGCACGCGATCCCGAAGACCGCACGGGCCGTCGGGCCGCGCGTGAGCGTGCAGTTCCGGCCCGACGGGGTGCGCTGA
- a CDS encoding SpoIIE family protein phosphatase produces MSAASTADSADFRGPLDVTRAATVVLDAESTVIGWSPAAAELLGYGPAEALGRPLSAFLSVHPVGGTPPAATAEEAATAVTGIGPPSLVGNEIHVAHARDGRELLVATATCPLPGGAAERGPGVPDRILVAAETGELRHWESRLALLQGLATQSPVGLAIYDTDLRLTWCNTAYEREIGQPLAAFRGMRADELYSSGSFISPGYPPTLDGVMHQVIDTGEPVLDLNFRGQPPSDPGRDHLWSCAYYRLEDAHGHVFGVCEDAFDITDRYRVQERLTLLVEAGRRIGTALDVATTAEEIAEVAVPDFAATVRVDVTRAAVTGETAAVGSAADMALLRVADRSEPGVATPDPALPDPGTPDVNPPEPGDPDAVPPGPGGPEGGPRAADTGDAPQPYPPVVYPPGCPQHRSLSSGGLVLDEGTLVVPLRAGGGMLGLVTFDRGTGPDAAGRPLAPDRATTFDNGEVALADELAARAAVSIDNARRYTRERTASLALQRQLLPHHLPPRSAIRTAHRYLPADDVTGVGGDWFDVIPLSGTRVGLVVGDVVGHGLQAAATMGRLRTSVRAFAQLDMAPDELLTRLDDLVGQPAEEPPDAYDGAVETYDVTTGATCLYAVYDPVSRRCVMARAGHLPPAIVDPGGRVSFPDLPAGPPLGLGGLPFESMEFELPVGSLLALFTDGLVEARDHDIGHGLDLLGRVLGDRSASLEELCDRAVAELVPDGTSADDTALLLVRTRELDPERVADWELSAEPVSVGRARELATGQLEAWGLEELVFTTQLVVSELVTNAVRYAGGPLGLRLIRDRTLVCEVADTGHTSPHLRHSAEDDEGGRGLFIVAQLVQRWGTRYTPTGKTIWTEQALPPDEPAGQPPGPL; encoded by the coding sequence GTGAGCGCGGCGAGCACGGCGGACAGCGCCGATTTCCGTGGGCCCCTGGACGTCACCAGGGCCGCCACGGTGGTTCTGGACGCCGAGAGCACCGTCATCGGCTGGAGTCCCGCGGCGGCCGAGCTCCTCGGCTACGGGCCCGCAGAGGCCCTGGGCCGGCCGCTCAGCGCGTTCCTCTCGGTGCACCCGGTCGGCGGCACTCCCCCGGCCGCGACGGCCGAGGAAGCCGCGACGGCCGTCACCGGCATCGGCCCGCCGTCCCTCGTCGGCAACGAGATCCACGTGGCCCACGCCCGGGACGGCCGGGAGCTGCTGGTGGCGACGGCGACGTGCCCCCTGCCGGGCGGGGCGGCGGAGCGGGGCCCCGGAGTACCGGACCGGATCCTGGTGGCGGCCGAAACGGGGGAACTGCGGCACTGGGAGTCACGGCTCGCCCTGCTCCAGGGGCTGGCCACCCAGTCACCCGTCGGGCTGGCGATCTACGACACCGATCTGCGGCTGACCTGGTGCAACACCGCCTACGAGCGGGAGATCGGACAACCGCTGGCCGCGTTCCGCGGGATGCGGGCCGACGAGCTGTACTCCAGCGGCTCCTTCATCTCCCCGGGCTATCCGCCGACCCTCGACGGCGTGATGCACCAGGTGATCGACACCGGCGAGCCGGTCCTCGACCTGAACTTCCGGGGGCAGCCGCCCAGCGACCCGGGCAGGGACCACCTGTGGTCCTGCGCCTACTACCGGCTGGAGGACGCCCACGGGCACGTGTTCGGCGTGTGCGAGGACGCCTTCGACATCACCGACCGCTACCGGGTCCAGGAGCGGCTGACCCTCCTCGTCGAGGCCGGCCGCAGGATCGGCACCGCCCTGGACGTGGCCACCACCGCCGAGGAGATCGCCGAGGTGGCCGTGCCGGACTTCGCCGCGACCGTACGGGTCGACGTCACGCGGGCCGCCGTGACCGGGGAGACGGCGGCGGTGGGCAGCGCGGCGGACATGGCGCTGCTCCGGGTCGCGGACCGCTCGGAACCGGGCGTCGCCACCCCGGACCCGGCCCTCCCGGATCCTGGGACCCCGGACGTCAATCCGCCGGAACCGGGGGACCCCGATGCCGTCCCGCCGGGCCCCGGAGGGCCGGAGGGCGGACCGCGCGCCGCCGACACCGGCGACGCCCCGCAGCCGTATCCGCCGGTCGTCTACCCGCCCGGATGCCCTCAGCACCGCAGCCTGTCCTCCGGCGGGCTCGTGCTCGACGAGGGCACCCTGGTCGTGCCGCTGCGGGCCGGGGGCGGCATGCTCGGGCTCGTCACCTTCGACCGCGGCACGGGCCCGGACGCCGCGGGCCGGCCACTCGCCCCCGACCGGGCGACCACGTTCGACAACGGCGAGGTCGCCCTGGCCGACGAGCTGGCGGCCCGGGCCGCGGTCAGCATCGACAACGCGCGCCGCTACACCCGCGAGCGCACCGCGTCCCTCGCCCTCCAGCGGCAGCTGCTGCCCCACCACCTGCCGCCCCGGTCCGCGATCCGGACCGCCCACCGCTATCTGCCCGCCGACGACGTGACCGGCGTCGGCGGGGACTGGTTCGACGTGATCCCGCTGTCCGGGACCCGGGTCGGCCTCGTCGTGGGGGACGTCGTCGGGCACGGCCTCCAGGCGGCCGCCACCATGGGACGGCTCCGCACCTCCGTACGGGCCTTCGCACAGCTCGACATGGCCCCCGACGAACTGCTGACCCGGCTGGACGACCTCGTGGGGCAGCCCGCGGAGGAGCCGCCGGACGCGTACGACGGGGCCGTCGAGACGTATGACGTGACCACCGGGGCGACCTGCCTGTACGCGGTCTACGACCCGGTCTCCCGGCGTTGCGTCATGGCCCGGGCCGGTCATCTGCCACCGGCGATCGTCGACCCCGGGGGCCGGGTGTCGTTCCCGGACCTGCCCGCCGGCCCGCCGCTGGGCCTCGGCGGCCTGCCGTTCGAGTCGATGGAGTTCGAGCTGCCGGTGGGCAGCCTGCTGGCCCTGTTCACCGACGGCCTGGTGGAGGCCCGGGACCACGACATCGGCCACGGCCTCGACCTGCTGGGCCGGGTGCTCGGCGACCGGTCCGCGTCGCTGGAGGAGCTGTGCGACCGGGCGGTGGCCGAGCTGGTTCCCGACGGCACGAGCGCCGACGACACGGCCCTGCTCCTGGTCCGCACCCGTGAGCTCGACCCCGAGCGGGTCGCCGACTGGGAGCTGAGCGCGGAGCCGGTGTCGGTGGGCCGCGCCCGTGAGCTGGCCACCGGGCAACTGGAAGCCTGGGGGCTGGAGGAGCTGGTGTTCACGACCCAGCTCGTCGTCAGCGAACTGGTCACCAACGCGGTCCGGTACGCGGGCGGTCCGCTGGGGCTGCGACTCATCCGGGACCGGACCCTGGTGTGCGAGGTCGCGGACACCGGGCACACCTCCCCCCACCTGCGGCACAGCGCGGAGGACGACGAGGGCGGGCGCGGCCTGTTCATCGTGGCCCAGCTCGTCCAGCGGTGGGGCACCCGGTACACCCCGACCGGGAAGACGATCTGGACCGAGCAGGCGCTGCCGCCGGACGAGCCGGCCGGGCAGCCGCCCGGACCACTGTGA
- the gmd gene encoding GDP-mannose 4,6-dehydratase has translation MAKTALITGVTGQDGSYLAELLLDKGYTVHGLIRRSSSFNTERIDHIYQGPEEPERSFVLHHADLADGVALVNLLRDIQPDEVYNLGAQSHVRVSFDAPLYTGDVTGLGTIRLLEAVRASGIQTRIYQASSSEMFGASPPPQNEKTPFHPRSPYSVAKVYSYWATVNYREAYDMFAVNGILFNHESPRRGETFVTRKITRGVARIKAGLQDRLHLGNLDAVRDWGYAPEYVDAMWRMLQCDTPDDFVIATGEGVSVREFLEYAFEHAGLDWREHVRYDPKYERPSEVDALIGDASKAEELLGWKPEVKSRELARIMVDADIRRLADQLSGAAVRVDR, from the coding sequence GTGGCGAAGACCGCGCTCATCACCGGAGTGACCGGCCAGGACGGTTCGTATCTGGCCGAGTTGTTGCTCGACAAGGGATACACGGTGCACGGGCTCATACGCCGTTCCTCAAGCTTCAACACCGAGCGGATCGACCACATATACCAGGGTCCCGAGGAGCCGGAGCGCTCCTTCGTCCTGCATCACGCGGACCTGGCCGACGGGGTGGCGCTGGTGAACCTGCTGCGCGACATCCAGCCCGACGAGGTCTACAACCTGGGCGCGCAGTCGCATGTGCGGGTGTCCTTCGACGCCCCGCTGTACACCGGTGACGTCACCGGGCTCGGCACCATCCGCCTGCTGGAGGCGGTCCGGGCCAGTGGGATCCAGACCCGGATCTACCAGGCGTCGTCCTCCGAGATGTTCGGCGCCAGCCCTCCCCCGCAGAACGAGAAGACCCCGTTCCACCCGCGCAGCCCGTACAGCGTGGCGAAGGTCTACTCCTACTGGGCCACGGTCAACTACCGCGAGGCGTACGACATGTTCGCGGTGAACGGGATCCTGTTCAACCACGAGTCGCCGCGCCGGGGAGAGACCTTCGTGACCCGGAAGATCACCCGGGGCGTCGCCCGGATCAAGGCGGGGCTCCAGGACCGGCTGCACCTGGGCAATCTGGACGCGGTGCGCGACTGGGGGTACGCGCCGGAGTACGTCGACGCCATGTGGCGGATGCTCCAGTGCGACACCCCCGACGACTTCGTGATCGCCACCGGCGAGGGCGTCAGCGTCCGGGAGTTCCTGGAGTACGCCTTCGAGCACGCGGGCCTCGACTGGCGCGAGCACGTGCGCTACGACCCGAAGTACGAACGCCCCAGCGAGGTCGACGCGTTGATCGGTGACGCCTCGAAGGCCGAGGAGCTGCTGGGCTGGAAGCCCGAGGTGAAGTCCCGGGAGCTGGCCCGGATCATGGTCGACGCCGACATCCGCCGCCTCGCCGACCAGCTGTCCGGAGCCGCCGTCCGGGTGGACCGGTGA